In Methylomonas sp. ZR1, one DNA window encodes the following:
- a CDS encoding PleD family two-component system response regulator: protein MPEKPFCIFVVDDDALLRLVITDQLQGHDYQIHEFANGEECLAAMDLAPNLILLDIEMPGLSGIEVCRQIRADGNDDVQVMFVSAHDDLEILLTAFDAGGNDFIPKNAKKDVLLRKVDLAIEAEQQKRQLQSQLSYAQKTAFTAMSSLGETGTVLQFLRSSFQCVTFQQLGSLLIETLQQYDLNGLVKLTDTVNEYDFSPETICTPLEASILTYVAKLGRIYQAGDRLVFNFPHVTLLVTGLDTDDPDAIGRLRDHLAILAEGAGARIEAMISEQQRLQEANARLEGVRELTDLLIEIEANQQSNHSQMVNLAEQHKMNMESAFIHLGLTDSQEFLLNGYVDELTSQMDNLFENDNKLALRLNQIVEKQKALLLSAQDSR, encoded by the coding sequence ATGCCCGAAAAACCGTTCTGTATTTTTGTAGTGGATGACGATGCTCTGTTGCGTTTGGTCATAACCGATCAATTGCAGGGACATGACTATCAAATCCACGAGTTTGCCAATGGCGAGGAATGTTTGGCCGCCATGGATTTGGCCCCCAATCTGATTTTGTTGGATATTGAAATGCCGGGCCTTAGCGGTATCGAGGTATGTCGGCAGATTCGCGCTGACGGCAATGACGATGTGCAGGTCATGTTTGTGTCTGCCCACGACGATCTGGAGATTTTACTGACCGCATTTGATGCCGGCGGTAACGATTTTATTCCGAAAAACGCCAAAAAAGACGTGCTGCTGCGCAAGGTCGATTTGGCCATCGAAGCCGAGCAGCAAAAACGGCAACTGCAATCGCAACTGTCTTACGCGCAAAAAACCGCATTTACCGCTATGTCCAGTTTGGGCGAAACCGGCACGGTATTGCAGTTCTTACGCTCATCGTTTCAATGCGTGACGTTTCAGCAATTGGGTAGTTTGTTAATCGAGACCTTGCAGCAATACGATCTAAACGGTTTGGTGAAATTGACCGATACGGTGAACGAATACGACTTTAGTCCGGAAACAATCTGTACGCCGCTCGAAGCCTCCATCCTTACCTACGTGGCTAAGTTGGGCCGGATTTATCAGGCCGGTGATCGCTTGGTGTTTAATTTTCCGCACGTGACGCTCTTGGTGACCGGCCTGGATACCGACGATCCGGATGCGATCGGCCGCTTGCGCGATCATCTGGCGATACTTGCCGAAGGTGCCGGTGCCCGTATCGAAGCGATGATCAGCGAACAACAACGTCTACAGGAAGCGAATGCCCGCCTGGAAGGCGTGAGAGAGTTGACCGATTTATTGATCGAGATCGAGGCCAATCAACAAAGTAATCACTCGCAGATGGTGAATTTAGCCGAACAGCACAAAATGAACATGGAAAGCGCCTTTATTCATTTGGGGTTGACCGATAGCCAGGAATTTTTGCTGAACGGTTACGTGGACGAACTCACTTCGCAAATGGACAACTTGTTCGAGAACGATAACAAGCTGGCCTTGCGGCTGAACCAAATTGTCGAAAAACAAAAAGCCTTGCTGTTATCGGCCCAAGATAGCCGCTAA
- a CDS encoding N-acetylmuramoyl-L-alanine amidase produces MEKQWIGCAPGNFRTGRPAGFKPEIIVLHTTDGSLTNAAICYNKPGALQSVHYAIGNNGEIHQYVQEADTAFHAGLVVNPAAEFIKQRPNTNPNFFSIGVALEVSVLGPPTATQLAACSKLIREIADRWRISVDADHVLSHSAIRASVNCPAARVDIAQLIATALPDPAADLVAGKQIGLLSKVNLRSRASVSAPVLRVLDAGSKVDVVSFTAGDVVSGNGYWYQDKDNCFFWAGATDRPNPRVLLTPNEDEASTDTMLLRDQAAAAVAGLQINRSRFRLPAGQFFPERPKKDLIVLHFTAGSSAKSAFDTWIGDAQHIAAAYLVDVDGTVYEVFDPTQWAYHLGVKGFNGRLDQRSIAIEIANVGPLRPAPDNPEVLNWWPPRRGQTQLFGTRYCDKTQTDKYRQTSYRGEQYFATFPAQQVQAIRLLLNDLCGRFSIPKTLPPKAKQFERDLDFFQSYSGIASHVNFRSDKWDIGPAFDWAALAIANAHGA; encoded by the coding sequence ATGGAAAAGCAATGGATAGGCTGCGCGCCGGGTAATTTTCGGACCGGCCGCCCGGCAGGCTTCAAACCGGAAATTATAGTTTTGCATACGACTGATGGCAGCTTGACGAATGCCGCTATCTGCTACAACAAGCCGGGCGCGTTGCAGTCTGTGCATTATGCCATCGGCAACAATGGAGAGATTCATCAATACGTCCAGGAAGCCGACACGGCATTTCATGCCGGTTTGGTGGTCAATCCGGCTGCCGAATTTATCAAGCAGCGACCCAACACCAATCCCAATTTTTTCTCGATTGGTGTTGCCTTAGAAGTGTCGGTGCTTGGCCCGCCTACGGCCACGCAATTAGCGGCATGCTCGAAATTAATCAGGGAAATTGCCGACCGCTGGCGGATTAGCGTCGATGCGGATCATGTGCTGTCGCATAGCGCAATTCGCGCCTCGGTAAACTGCCCCGCTGCCCGTGTCGATATTGCCCAGCTGATTGCCACTGCGTTGCCGGATCCGGCAGCCGATTTGGTGGCTGGCAAGCAAATCGGTTTGCTGAGTAAAGTAAATCTCCGCAGTCGCGCGTCTGTCAGTGCACCGGTGCTGCGTGTCTTGGATGCCGGCAGTAAAGTCGATGTCGTCAGCTTTACGGCAGGTGATGTGGTGTCCGGCAACGGCTATTGGTATCAGGATAAAGACAATTGTTTTTTCTGGGCGGGGGCCACAGATCGGCCCAATCCGCGGGTATTGCTAACGCCGAACGAAGACGAGGCGAGTACCGATACTATGCTGCTCCGTGACCAAGCTGCCGCTGCGGTTGCCGGTTTGCAGATCAATCGCTCCCGATTCCGTTTGCCGGCTGGGCAGTTTTTTCCCGAGCGGCCGAAAAAAGATCTGATTGTTTTGCACTTCACGGCGGGTTCGTCTGCCAAGTCGGCGTTCGATACCTGGATCGGCGATGCCCAACATATTGCCGCAGCTTATCTGGTGGATGTCGACGGCACAGTCTATGAAGTGTTCGATCCGACGCAGTGGGCTTATCATCTGGGGGTGAAGGGTTTTAACGGCCGACTGGATCAACGCTCAATAGCGATAGAAATTGCCAATGTGGGGCCATTGCGGCCGGCGCCGGATAATCCGGAAGTCTTGAATTGGTGGCCGCCGCGTCGGGGCCAAACCCAGTTATTCGGTACTCGATACTGCGACAAAACCCAAACCGATAAATATAGGCAAACCAGCTATCGGGGCGAGCAGTATTTCGCTACTTTTCCCGCGCAGCAGGTGCAGGCGATTCGCTTGCTGCTGAACGATTTATGCGGGCGATTTTCCATACCGAAAACCTTGCCTCCCAAAGCCAAGCAATTTGAACGCGATCTGGATTTTTTTCAGAGCTATTCCGGTATCGCCAGTCATGTGAATTTTCGCAGCGATAAATGGGATATAGGCCCAGCCTTCGATTGGGCGGCGTTGGCTATTGCCAATGCGCACGGCGCCTGA